In the genome of Solibacillus silvestris, one region contains:
- a CDS encoding histidine kinase: MEGQLNFMLEDLFQQSNEQIIILNRQGKIEFMNSKAEEILQSTHLPKCFWESTDKLSGEWERFIHSVNEKSPSTTTFVLINKYHQKIPVQVWGHFLEHKQLIFTRIQVNPSNVISFEEKSKTLMFQNLIDGMAQGVILTTLNGKILSGNAMALHLLDRKAAQIENRSYDYLFEDCQYDSEVIIQYYKKISNREMASIFVKRENGDGTPVYLNFISKVDENLGILVTTIIDQTEEMMLLKRIEHQQSLSFIGQNIASIAHEIRNPMTSIQGFIQMIKSSLNEQEYPYFKILESELKRMDDLLGDLLNISKPKKQVFQMLDLKDVVDQSIQRMQPLAMKTNAMILFEYDEQVEYRINGDYNRLMQMIINLLKNAIEAMDTNNYIVVRLLNRGKNTLQLSVQDSGKGMNAVDIENALNPFYTTKETGSGLGLLLVQSVIKEHNGTLHIESEQGAGSKFLIDFDLRNEIEYLNSSPSYSMRVARMAAISK, translated from the coding sequence GTGGAAGGTCAATTGAATTTTATGTTAGAAGATCTCTTTCAGCAATCCAATGAACAAATTATTATATTAAACCGCCAAGGTAAGATTGAATTTATGAATAGTAAAGCAGAGGAAATATTACAGTCAACCCATTTACCTAAATGTTTTTGGGAAAGTACGGACAAACTTAGTGGTGAGTGGGAGAGGTTTATCCATTCCGTCAATGAAAAATCACCATCTACTACTACATTTGTATTAATTAATAAATATCATCAGAAAATACCGGTCCAGGTTTGGGGGCATTTTCTTGAACATAAACAACTGATCTTTACTAGAATACAAGTTAACCCATCCAATGTTATTTCATTTGAAGAAAAAAGCAAAACACTTATGTTTCAGAATTTAATTGATGGAATGGCACAAGGGGTAATATTAACAACGTTGAACGGAAAAATATTATCCGGCAATGCAATGGCATTGCATTTACTTGATCGAAAAGCCGCTCAAATAGAAAATAGAAGCTATGATTATCTATTTGAAGATTGCCAGTACGATTCTGAAGTCATCATCCAATATTATAAAAAAATTTCAAATCGGGAAATGGCGAGTATTTTTGTTAAAAGAGAAAACGGAGATGGCACTCCGGTCTATTTAAACTTCATTAGTAAAGTAGATGAAAATTTAGGGATATTAGTAACAACGATTATTGATCAGACGGAAGAGATGATGTTGCTAAAAAGGATTGAGCATCAGCAATCTTTGTCGTTTATTGGTCAAAATATTGCGTCGATTGCCCATGAAATACGCAATCCTATGACATCGATCCAAGGCTTTATTCAGATGATTAAAAGCAGCTTAAATGAGCAGGAATATCCTTACTTCAAAATTCTAGAATCTGAGTTAAAACGTATGGATGATTTGCTTGGAGACCTTCTGAACATTTCAAAACCAAAGAAACAAGTATTTCAAATGCTTGATTTGAAGGATGTTGTAGACCAGTCAATTCAGCGTATGCAGCCTCTCGCAATGAAAACAAATGCAATGATTTTGTTTGAATATGACGAACAAGTAGAATACAGAATTAATGGGGACTATAATCGCCTGATGCAAATGATCATTAACTTGCTGAAAAATGCTATCGAAGCCATGGATACGAATAATTACATTGTTGTACGTTTACTTAACCGCGGCAAAAATACGCTGCAGCTTTCAGTTCAGGATAGTGGAAAAGGGATGAATGCGGTTGATATTGAAAATGCGTTAAACCCTTTTTATACAACGAAAGAAACAGGATCTGGACTGGGACTATTGCTTGTACAATCTGTCATTAAAGAACATAATGGGACTCTTCACATTGAAAGTGAGCAAGGTGCAGGATCTAAGTTTTTAATTGATTTTGATTTAAGAAATGAAATTGAATATTTAAATTCTTCTCCTTCTTATTCAATGAGAGTTGCAAGAATGGCGGCAATTTCGAAGTGA
- a CDS encoding CAAX protease, with product MKNKKQIITLLLALVFIFSMMFFTFYEKTIFWYLYAFTLLVGIAISLVAGKFEDRIPTWQYLIYGIGYGTITYGIVKLGYMIMPYLDKNASKDISKFLDVYGPQNIFHYLMLIFIVVVGEEMFWRGYVQQQLKQYTTPFWAVVITSMLFSLSLAISGFLPGALAAIIAGLLWGALYEWKKSLPLIIVTHIVFVLLLFLVLPLF from the coding sequence TTGAAAAACAAAAAACAAATCATTACACTCCTTCTGGCATTAGTTTTTATTTTCAGCATGATGTTTTTTACATTTTATGAAAAGACGATATTCTGGTATTTATATGCCTTTACCTTACTAGTTGGAATTGCCATCAGCTTAGTGGCAGGTAAATTTGAAGACCGTATTCCGACATGGCAATATTTGATATACGGAATTGGGTACGGGACAATTACGTATGGAATTGTAAAACTCGGTTATATGATAATGCCTTATCTCGATAAAAACGCATCAAAGGATATATCGAAATTTTTAGATGTATATGGTCCACAAAATATTTTCCATTATTTAATGCTCATTTTTATCGTAGTTGTAGGAGAAGAAATGTTTTGGCGAGGCTATGTTCAGCAGCAGTTAAAACAATACACAACGCCTTTCTGGGCTGTCGTAATCACTTCTATGCTATTTTCACTGTCTCTAGCAATTAGCGGGTTCCTGCCAGGTGCACTTGCAGCTATTATCGCTGGTTTGCTTTGGGGAGCGTTATATGAATGGAAAAAAAGTTTACCGTTAATTATCGTTACCCATATTGTCTTTGTTTTACTATTATTTTTAGTTTTACCATTATTCTGA
- a CDS encoding chemotaxis protein, with amino-acid sequence MKKTIYQVGAVVILSAFLAACNTDTDEPTTTNAAKEEPTETEEVQNEEEQETNETSETSEADESASAQQEETTESSEETKAEQEDKSDTTTLTYISNGQPFEEKVVTSKSDEMNYTIQHLENYTLTSEEPGVDSLLNNADEATSMQIEVVKKEDVTFDQLKEAAKETISAIAPENTKDLDLASTLTERKEILNIVGYEALLEDEKVVKVVIERENLFVTLTIYDNVQADLTDAFLQMGLTIQ; translated from the coding sequence ATGAAGAAAACAATTTATCAAGTCGGTGCCGTAGTTATTTTATCTGCATTTTTAGCAGCTTGTAATACGGATACAGACGAGCCTACAACAACAAATGCAGCAAAAGAAGAGCCTACTGAAACAGAAGAAGTGCAAAATGAGGAAGAACAAGAAACAAACGAAACGAGCGAGACAAGCGAGGCCGATGAATCTGCTTCAGCTCAGCAAGAGGAAACTACTGAGTCATCAGAAGAAACAAAAGCTGAACAAGAAGATAAAAGTGATACTACTACATTGACATACATTTCAAATGGCCAGCCGTTTGAAGAAAAAGTAGTAACTTCAAAAAGTGATGAAATGAATTACACGATTCAACATTTAGAAAACTATACACTGACTTCAGAAGAACCAGGTGTCGACAGTTTACTAAATAATGCTGATGAAGCAACGTCAATGCAAATTGAAGTTGTAAAAAAAGAAGATGTAACTTTTGATCAGTTAAAAGAAGCTGCAAAGGAAACAATTTCTGCCATTGCTCCTGAAAACACGAAAGATCTGGATTTAGCTTCGACTTTGACAGAGCGTAAAGAAATTTTAAATATTGTTGGATATGAAGCTTTATTAGAAGATGAAAAGGTTGTAAAAGTTGTAATTGAGCGCGAAAACCTGTTTGTTACGTTAACAATTTACGATAATGTCCAAGCAGACCTAACAGATGCCTTTTTACAAATGGGTTTAACAATTCAATAA
- a CDS encoding transcriptional regulator has product MASEEVKQSLKLFIVLSRAHKAISEATNQFIQTNGLNPTEFAVLELLYHKGRQPLQQIGNKILLASGSITYVVDKLEKRNFLARVSCPTDRRVTYAEITDLGSEFMDKLFPEHEQKIHDLLGALSAEEKQTAIELLKKLGLSIKDLSY; this is encoded by the coding sequence ATGGCTTCAGAGGAAGTAAAGCAATCGTTGAAATTATTTATCGTTTTATCAAGAGCACATAAAGCGATAAGTGAAGCTACGAATCAATTTATACAAACAAATGGTTTAAATCCCACAGAATTCGCGGTTTTAGAACTTTTATATCATAAAGGTCGCCAGCCACTGCAGCAAATCGGAAACAAAATTCTGTTAGCAAGCGGATCGATTACTTATGTAGTTGATAAGTTGGAAAAACGGAATTTTTTAGCGCGTGTTTCGTGCCCAACCGATCGTCGTGTCACATATGCGGAAATTACCGATCTAGGTTCCGAATTTATGGACAAGCTGTTTCCTGAGCATGAACAGAAAATTCATGATCTTTTAGGGGCATTATCAGCCGAAGAAAAACAGACAGCAATAGAGTTATTAAAAAAATTAGGATTATCTATTAAAGATTTATCCTATTAA
- a CDS encoding chemotaxis protein CheV: protein MENQKGILLESGTNELEIVEFEVANNKFGINVIKVKEIIQPIPVTFIPHVHPHVEGIIQLRGEVLPVVDMLKVLGIPTENRNPQQKYIVAEFNKQRVVFHVDNVTQIHRISWDQIEKPSDMYQGGSSQVIGVIKSQDEMILLLDFERIMVDINPESSISVDDVKKLGKRERTEKKVIIAEDSPLLRKLLFDTMNEAGYANTEFFENGRDAYDYLEALAKADKQIENHVQLVITDIEMPQMDGHHLTKKIKSHPDLKKLPVIIFSSLITDDLRHKGEQVGAEEQISKPEIAELILQMDKLIL, encoded by the coding sequence GTGGAAAATCAGAAAGGGATTTTACTAGAAAGTGGAACAAATGAGCTTGAGATTGTTGAATTTGAGGTTGCGAATAATAAGTTCGGTATAAATGTAATTAAAGTAAAAGAGATTATTCAGCCAATACCAGTGACATTTATTCCACATGTACATCCACACGTTGAAGGTATTATTCAATTACGTGGGGAAGTATTGCCGGTTGTAGATATGTTAAAAGTATTAGGAATCCCTACAGAAAACCGAAACCCACAGCAAAAATACATCGTGGCAGAATTTAATAAGCAACGTGTTGTATTCCATGTGGATAATGTTACACAAATTCACCGTATTTCCTGGGATCAGATTGAAAAACCTTCAGATATGTATCAAGGCGGATCATCTCAGGTGATTGGCGTCATCAAGTCTCAAGATGAAATGATTCTACTACTGGACTTTGAACGAATCATGGTTGACATTAATCCTGAATCCAGCATAAGTGTGGACGATGTTAAAAAGCTTGGCAAGCGTGAACGTACCGAAAAAAAAGTAATTATTGCGGAAGATTCGCCATTATTGCGCAAATTGTTATTCGATACGATGAATGAAGCAGGCTATGCAAATACGGAGTTTTTTGAAAACGGCCGTGATGCATACGATTATCTGGAAGCGCTGGCTAAAGCAGATAAACAGATCGAAAACCATGTACAGCTCGTGATTACAGATATTGAAATGCCCCAAATGGACGGTCATCACTTAACTAAGAAAATTAAATCACATCCTGATCTTAAAAAACTTCCGGTCATTATTTTCTCTAGTCTAATTACCGATGATTTACGTCATAAAGGTGAGCAGGTAGGAGCGGAAGAGCAAATTTCGAAACCTGAAATTGCGGAATTAATTTTACAGATGGATAAGTTGATTCTGTAA
- a CDS encoding LysR family transcriptional regulator has product MTITEAEIIKVLAEEGNMRKAAERLFLTQPALSQRLQSIEKEWGVQLFIRSQKGLTPTPAGELVIQYSNDLLVKREEIFETIHSLNTKVHGTLKIACASIVGQNWLPKVLKDYVTKYPDTKISLITGWSSEIIKALYDGEAHIGIVRGQAEWKGKKIHLFRDTMYLVDKEIQDMEDILTSDRPFIQFKSDSNYYQEIQQWWQRHFNYNPRHQIIVDQIETCKQMAVNGIGYAILPSITLNGEENVHKIPLANNGNDDGLTRDTWLIGYESTFELRQVEAFVDLVQDHARCLYDYSNETN; this is encoded by the coding sequence GTGACAATAACAGAAGCAGAAATTATTAAAGTGTTGGCAGAGGAAGGAAATATGCGAAAAGCGGCAGAGCGCCTTTTTTTAACGCAGCCGGCACTGTCACAGCGACTTCAATCAATCGAAAAAGAGTGGGGTGTACAATTGTTTATTCGTTCCCAGAAAGGATTAACACCAACTCCCGCGGGTGAACTGGTCATTCAGTATTCGAACGATTTGCTTGTGAAGCGTGAAGAAATTTTTGAAACGATTCATTCGTTAAATACAAAAGTGCATGGCACATTAAAAATTGCCTGTGCATCGATTGTCGGTCAAAATTGGCTTCCGAAAGTATTAAAAGACTATGTAACAAAATATCCGGATACGAAAATTTCATTAATTACTGGATGGAGCTCGGAAATCATTAAAGCCCTGTATGATGGGGAAGCGCATATTGGCATCGTCCGCGGGCAGGCAGAATGGAAGGGGAAGAAAATTCATTTGTTCCGCGATACGATGTATTTAGTTGATAAAGAAATTCAGGATATGGAAGATATATTGACATCAGACCGCCCATTTATCCAATTTAAAAGTGATTCAAATTATTATCAGGAAATTCAGCAATGGTGGCAACGTCATTTCAACTACAATCCAAGACACCAAATTATTGTGGATCAAATTGAGACATGCAAGCAGATGGCGGTAAATGGTATCGGATATGCGATTTTACCATCCATCACACTGAACGGTGAGGAAAATGTTCATAAAATACCATTGGCGAATAATGGAAATGACGATGGACTAACACGGGATACATGGCTGATCGGATATGAATCAACATTCGAATTACGCCAAGTGGAGGCTTTTGTCGATTTAGTACAGGATCATGCACGCTGTCTGTATGATTATTCGAACGAAACGAACTAA
- a CDS encoding exopolyphosphatase has protein sequence MKKIKTAIIDIGSNTIRLVLYSYNKNEGLKEFGNIKTVARLRTYLLPNGEMSEEGIQLLGETLRSFRLILADYHVTDVKAAATAAVRQAINNDKIIARMKEETGILIDILTEEEEAYYGFVAVAHSMDTPSAVTIDIGGGSTEITLFINKKLQKTISFPFGTVSLKQKFVSGPIIDKIEREKLRTFVKEQFSSLKWIVDVGLPVIAIGGSARNIAQVHQQKVGYPLSGVHQYEMTVSDLQQLRDYLTEFSYDNLRQLDGLSSDRADIIVPALEVFMELLSTVNSNSFQVSKKGLREGLIISRVLQGNPQAYDKYNVFEESGRQLALAYGRTEEEVHTLESLTEQLYQGCINLKLFEYSEVDLQLLKKAAKVYGIGEYIELDSSSQHTFYLISNQSIPGLSHIDRVKLALLASYKNRDYFLRFARPFDSWISKEEFKKLRDFGAILKFVYALNMTKRNVVKNIALEKVNNHFQIEVLTSERAISELAQAEKQKKHIERVFKGEVKLKFNEERQG, from the coding sequence ATGAAAAAAATTAAGACAGCCATCATTGATATTGGTTCTAACACGATTCGACTTGTACTATATTCCTATAATAAAAACGAAGGGCTAAAGGAATTTGGAAATATTAAAACCGTTGCTCGCCTGCGCACATACTTATTGCCAAACGGAGAAATGTCCGAAGAGGGCATTCAGCTACTTGGTGAGACGTTAAGATCGTTCCGCTTAATATTGGCGGACTATCATGTAACAGACGTAAAAGCGGCCGCAACTGCTGCCGTACGACAAGCGATCAATAATGATAAAATCATCGCCCGTATGAAAGAAGAAACAGGTATTCTGATTGATATTTTAACGGAAGAAGAAGAGGCATACTACGGCTTTGTTGCAGTAGCCCATTCAATGGATACCCCGTCTGCAGTAACGATAGATATTGGTGGTGGTTCAACTGAAATTACATTATTCATCAACAAAAAACTCCAAAAAACGATCAGTTTCCCATTCGGTACGGTTTCTTTAAAGCAAAAGTTTGTAAGCGGTCCGATTATTGATAAAATCGAACGTGAAAAGCTACGTACGTTTGTAAAGGAACAATTTTCGTCACTAAAATGGATAGTTGATGTAGGATTACCGGTTATTGCAATTGGAGGAAGTGCACGTAATATCGCACAAGTTCATCAGCAAAAAGTTGGCTATCCGCTATCGGGTGTTCATCAATACGAAATGACTGTGAGCGACTTACAACAATTGCGCGACTATTTGACGGAATTTTCGTACGATAATTTGAGACAGCTAGATGGTCTTTCGTCAGACCGGGCAGATATTATCGTTCCGGCATTGGAAGTATTTATGGAGCTTCTGTCTACTGTAAATTCGAATTCTTTCCAGGTCAGTAAAAAAGGGTTGCGGGAAGGGCTCATTATTAGCCGTGTCTTACAAGGAAATCCCCAGGCCTATGATAAATACAACGTTTTTGAAGAAAGTGGCCGGCAGCTTGCGTTAGCTTATGGACGTACGGAGGAGGAAGTACACACACTGGAATCATTGACAGAACAGTTATACCAGGGCTGCATTAATTTAAAGCTATTTGAATATAGTGAAGTAGATTTACAGCTATTAAAGAAAGCCGCAAAAGTTTATGGAATCGGGGAATATATTGAGCTGGATTCCTCCAGCCAGCATACATTTTATTTAATTTCCAATCAATCAATACCGGGCTTGTCCCATATAGATCGGGTTAAACTGGCTCTGCTGGCATCGTATAAAAACCGTGACTACTTTTTGCGTTTCGCACGACCATTCGATTCATGGATTTCAAAAGAAGAATTCAAAAAGCTGCGTGATTTTGGCGCAATTTTAAAATTTGTTTACGCCTTAAATATGACAAAGCGCAATGTCGTAAAAAATATTGCGCTTGAAAAAGTAAACAATCATTTTCAAATAGAAGTACTGACTTCTGAACGGGCAATATCGGAACTGGCTCAGGCAGAAAAACAAAAAAAGCATATTGAACGTGTTTTCAAAGGCGAGGTAAAACTTAAGTTCAACGAAGAAAGGCAGGGTTGA
- a CDS encoding RNA degradosome polyphosphate kinase: MTMNMEKDPFFDPEHEEFENSTSYSNELLEEIAKPQYYNNRELSWLAFNERVLEEAEDTNNPLLERMKFLAIFSSNLDEFFMVRVAGLQDQIRAGYHKPENKSGLTPKEQLAKIAERTQALVRRQTEVYRHLVYELLPKESVHILDLKMLNEQEKSYINEFFEETIFPVLTPVAVDAYRPFPTLLGRTLNLFVMLENSNEDLENTLDKVAIVQVPSVLNRFIKIPSKSKETLFVLLEDVISSNIDRLFLGYKVKSTQAFRLTRNADLTIHEEGAQDLLVEIEKELKKRKWGVGSRLEVRDGEMNDDVLDYLLNEFELGESDVFKIDGPLDLTAMFGFVKEISVGREHLEYESFIPQPPHDLQSDENIFEKALTQDLFFHHPYESFGPIVDFIAEAAEDPSVLAIKQTLYRVSGNSPIIQALKQAAENGKQVTVLVELKARFDEENNVHWAKQLEQAGCLVIYGMNNLKTHSKITLVVRRRNGKIERFVHLGTGNYNDATAKIYTDMGIITSHKEFGIDATNFFNYLSGYTEKPEFHHIVVAPFDIRDEFLDLIDKEIALHKKYGNGFIRAKMNSLTDKELMMKLYEASIAGVKIELIIRGICCLRPGIPGISENITVLSIVGRFLEHSRIFWFHHNGEDNLYLSSADMMTRNMIKRVEILFPIYSTEIKYRIKRIMLLQIKDNQKVRIQDSNGKYHYKEGHQSDPRINSQEIFLAESLGPIIEE, translated from the coding sequence ATGACAATGAATATGGAAAAGGATCCGTTTTTTGATCCGGAACATGAGGAATTCGAAAATAGTACAAGTTACAGCAACGAGCTGCTTGAGGAAATCGCAAAGCCCCAGTACTACAATAACCGTGAACTGAGCTGGCTCGCTTTTAATGAACGGGTATTGGAAGAAGCGGAAGATACAAATAACCCGTTGTTGGAACGGATGAAATTTTTGGCAATATTCAGTTCCAATTTGGATGAATTTTTTATGGTCCGGGTTGCGGGTTTGCAAGACCAAATTCGTGCTGGCTATCATAAACCCGAAAATAAATCGGGTTTAACACCGAAAGAGCAGCTTGCTAAAATTGCTGAACGTACGCAAGCATTGGTAAGACGCCAAACAGAAGTATATCGCCATTTAGTGTATGAACTTTTACCGAAAGAAAGCGTGCATATACTTGATTTGAAAATGCTGAATGAGCAAGAAAAAAGTTATATTAATGAATTCTTTGAAGAAACGATTTTTCCTGTCCTTACACCTGTTGCGGTCGATGCCTACCGTCCGTTTCCTACATTATTAGGCCGTACGCTCAATTTATTTGTCATGCTGGAAAACAGCAATGAGGATTTAGAAAATACTCTGGATAAGGTCGCAATTGTTCAAGTGCCTTCTGTATTGAATCGTTTTATTAAAATACCATCAAAAAGTAAGGAAACGTTGTTTGTATTATTGGAAGATGTCATTTCAAGTAATATCGACCGTTTATTTTTAGGTTATAAAGTGAAATCGACACAAGCTTTCCGGTTAACGAGAAATGCAGATTTGACCATTCATGAGGAAGGTGCCCAAGACCTGTTAGTGGAAATTGAAAAGGAGCTGAAAAAGCGCAAATGGGGCGTCGGTTCACGTTTGGAAGTGCGAGACGGTGAGATGAATGACGACGTGCTGGATTATTTACTAAATGAATTTGAACTGGGAGAGTCCGATGTTTTCAAAATTGATGGCCCGCTCGACTTAACGGCAATGTTCGGCTTTGTCAAAGAGATTTCCGTAGGGCGGGAACATTTGGAATATGAAAGTTTTATTCCGCAGCCGCCTCATGATTTACAGTCGGACGAAAATATTTTTGAAAAAGCGTTAACCCAAGATTTATTTTTCCATCATCCTTATGAATCATTTGGCCCGATTGTTGATTTTATTGCAGAAGCAGCGGAAGATCCGAGCGTTTTGGCCATTAAGCAAACACTGTACAGGGTGAGCGGAAATTCGCCGATTATTCAAGCTTTAAAGCAGGCCGCGGAGAATGGTAAACAGGTGACGGTTTTAGTAGAGTTAAAAGCACGCTTTGATGAGGAAAATAATGTGCATTGGGCGAAACAGCTTGAACAAGCTGGTTGCCTCGTCATTTATGGGATGAATAATTTAAAAACCCATTCCAAAATTACACTAGTTGTACGCCGACGCAATGGGAAAATTGAACGCTTTGTTCATTTAGGGACGGGCAATTACAATGATGCAACGGCAAAGATTTATACGGATATGGGGATTATTACATCGCATAAGGAATTCGGAATTGATGCGACAAATTTCTTTAATTATTTAAGCGGTTATACTGAAAAACCTGAATTTCATCATATTGTAGTCGCGCCTTTTGATATTCGGGATGAATTCCTAGATTTAATCGATAAGGAAATTGCGTTACATAAAAAATATGGAAACGGGTTTATCCGGGCAAAAATGAATTCTTTAACCGACAAGGAATTAATGATGAAACTGTATGAAGCGTCGATTGCAGGGGTGAAAATCGAGCTGATTATTCGTGGTATTTGCTGTCTGCGTCCAGGCATCCCGGGGATTTCAGAAAATATAACTGTTTTGAGCATTGTTGGCCGTTTCCTGGAGCATTCCCGGATTTTCTGGTTCCATCATAACGGGGAGGATAATCTATACTTATCTTCTGCAGATATGATGACCCGGAATATGATTAAACGTGTGGAGATACTGTTTCCCATCTATTCAACGGAAATAAAATACCGCATCAAGCGTATTATGCTGCTCCAAATTAAAGATAATCAAAAAGTGCGCATTCAGGATTCCAATGGAAAATACCACTATAAAGAAGGCCATCAAAGTGATCCCCGAATCAACAGTCAGGAAATTTTTTTAGCTGAATCACTCGGTCCGATTATTGAAGAATAG
- a CDS encoding sporulation protein Spo0E: MGRPISNEALLLEIEEKRKQMIQSGLENGLRSAKTIQLSVQVDNLMNAFNQSRSAHLLFKH; the protein is encoded by the coding sequence TTGGGTAGACCTATCTCGAATGAGGCACTACTATTGGAAATTGAAGAAAAGCGCAAACAAATGATTCAATCAGGTTTAGAAAATGGTTTACGAAGTGCTAAAACGATACAGCTAAGCGTCCAAGTAGACAATCTAATGAATGCTTTTAATCAATCGAGAAGTGCACATCTGTTATTTAAACATTAA
- a CDS encoding 2,4-dienoyl-CoA reductase: MLQGKTIIITGGSSGMGLGMAKQFVKEGANVVITGRDLERLANAKKEIEEFGSSIETFQMDVREPEHAQAMVAYAAEKFGQVDGLVNNAAGNFLVHAEKLSPNGWKAVIDIVLNGTFYCTSAIGRYWIENGIKGSIINMVATYAWGAGAGVIHSAAAKAGVLSLTRSLAVEWGGQYGIRVNAVAPGPIERTGGADKLWESEEQAKRTLDSVPLKRLGTPEEIADLAAFMLSDKAGYLNGECITLDGGQWLNQHPF, encoded by the coding sequence ATGTTACAAGGCAAAACGATTATTATTACAGGCGGCTCTAGCGGGATGGGGCTTGGTATGGCAAAGCAGTTCGTGAAAGAAGGAGCGAATGTTGTCATTACCGGGCGTGACTTAGAGCGTTTGGCCAATGCAAAAAAGGAAATCGAGGAATTTGGGTCTTCAATCGAAACATTTCAAATGGATGTTCGAGAACCGGAACATGCTCAGGCAATGGTGGCATATGCAGCTGAAAAATTTGGTCAAGTAGATGGCTTAGTGAACAATGCGGCAGGGAACTTTTTAGTGCATGCAGAAAAATTGTCGCCGAATGGATGGAAGGCCGTTATTGATATTGTGTTGAATGGAACATTTTATTGTACTTCTGCAATTGGTCGCTATTGGATTGAAAACGGTATAAAAGGTTCGATTATCAATATGGTGGCTACATATGCTTGGGGCGCAGGAGCAGGTGTCATTCATTCAGCTGCAGCAAAAGCCGGCGTGCTCTCGTTGACACGTTCGCTTGCGGTTGAATGGGGCGGTCAATATGGCATTCGCGTAAATGCCGTTGCACCAGGGCCGATTGAGCGAACAGGCGGAGCAGATAAACTATGGGAATCCGAAGAACAAGCGAAACGCACATTGGATTCTGTTCCGTTAAAGCGTCTTGGCACACCTGAGGAAATAGCTGATCTTGCTGCATTTATGCTATCGGATAAGGCAGGCTATTTAAACGGGGAATGTATTACTTTAGATGGCGGACAATGGCTAAATCAGCATCCGTTCTAA
- a CDS encoding oxidoreductase, producing the protein MESKKIGFIGTGVMGASIVMHLLNAGHDVTIYTRTKSKAADLISAGAKWAETPAEASKEQEIIFTMVGYPKDVEEVYIGEKGIFSAAKEGAIVIDMTTSEPTLAKKLYHEARERGLHSLDAPVSGGDIGAKNGTLSLMIGGDKDVFEKLYPIFELFGQNIVYQGVAGSGQHTKMCNQIAIASGMIGVCESMAYGLKAGLTMEEVLRSITAGAAGSWSLSNLAPRMLKGNLEPGFYIKHIIKDIKIALDEAERMNLQLPGLTLAKSMYDQLLAEGYGDNGTQALIKYYE; encoded by the coding sequence ATGGAATCAAAAAAAATAGGGTTTATCGGTACTGGTGTAATGGGGGCAAGCATTGTTATGCATTTGCTGAATGCCGGACATGATGTAACAATTTATACAAGAACTAAAAGCAAAGCGGCAGATCTTATTTCTGCAGGCGCGAAATGGGCGGAAACACCAGCAGAAGCAAGTAAAGAGCAGGAGATTATCTTTACAATGGTTGGCTACCCAAAAGATGTTGAAGAAGTTTACATTGGTGAGAAAGGTATTTTTTCTGCTGCGAAAGAAGGTGCAATTGTCATCGATATGACGACATCTGAACCGACGCTTGCTAAAAAGCTTTATCATGAAGCAAGGGAACGTGGTTTGCATAGTCTTGATGCACCAGTATCTGGAGGAGACATTGGTGCAAAAAATGGTACATTATCGCTTATGATTGGCGGCGACAAAGATGTATTTGAAAAACTGTATCCTATTTTCGAACTGTTTGGACAAAACATTGTTTACCAAGGTGTTGCGGGCAGTGGGCAACATACGAAAATGTGCAATCAGATTGCGATCGCATCCGGCATGATCGGTGTTTGCGAATCGATGGCTTATGGTTTAAAAGCTGGGTTGACGATGGAGGAAGTTCTTCGTTCGATTACAGCAGGGGCAGCAGGGTCCTGGTCGCTATCCAATCTTGCTCCACGTATGTTGAAGGGGAATCTGGAGCCTGGCTTTTACATTAAACATATTATTAAAGATATAAAGATTGCGCTTGATGAAGCAGAGCGTATGAATCTCCAATTGCCAGGCTTAACTTTAGCGAAATCTATGTACGATCAGTTACTTGCAGAAGGCTATGGGGACAATGGGACACAAGCATTAATCAAGTATTACGAGTAA